CTTTCACTCCAACACTCCGTGGTCGCCTGCATTAGACTCTAGTTTTAACGCGTTTTCTTTACGCGAACCGGTATCCACTTCGCTCGAAAACGCTTCAATAGTGCCACAGATGTCTTGATCCCCGCGGCGGCCAGATGCAAGCAAGAAGAACGCCGCACCTGTCGCGCGGCCCTGCGCGAGAAGCAGATCGGCCGATCATGCCCTAGCAGCGGCCGCGCTGAAGACAATGCTCGCGGCCGGGCTGATCGGTGCGGAAGGATTCGATGAAGCCGCCCTGACGCTGGGTGACGAAGACGGTCTTGCCGTCGCCGCCGCCGAAAGCGAGATTGGTCGGCTCCTTGGCCCTCAGCGCGATCTCGCGCTCGACCACGCCGTTGGGCTTCATCAGTACGATCGCGCCTTTGAGAATGCGCGCCACATAGAGGCGGCCGGTGACATCGGTGCGCAGGCCGTCAATCGTGTCGGGCTGGAACGACTTGACGAGCTTTGCGTCGACGAGGTCGTTGCCCCGGATGCCATAGGACCAAAGCTGGCCACTGCTGGATTCGCCGACATAGAGCGTCTTGCCATCCGGGCTGAGATCGATGCCGTTGGTGGTGCCCATCGCGCGCGGCGCCGACATGATCTGCCCCTGCACCGTGCCGTCGGCGCCCTTCGCAACGCGCCAGATGTGGCCCTGCCGACCCTTCCAGTTCGGATCGCTCGCATAGATCGTGCCGTCGCGTGCGATCGTGATGTCGTTGGGCTGGTTCATCTCGTCGGAGTGAAACCAGACGGCCGGCTCTGTCGCTCCCTTCGGAATCGCAAAGATGTTGTGCTTCTTGTAATCGGCAATGAACATGGTGCCGTTCCGATCGAAACGGATGGCGTTACCGACGCTGCCTTCGGGCAGCACCGTGAATGGCTCGGACGCCGCGCCGCCGACTGGCAGCCTGCCGATGGTGCCGGGCTTGCCGAGATTGACCACGAAGAGGTTGCCGTCGAGGTCGCCGGCGGGTCCTTCGATGCCGAAGGTATATTCACCCGCGGGCGTCACCTGTGCGCTTTCGAACAGCTTCGTTTCCGCCTGGGCGGACGAAGTCGCGACGACGAGAAGGATGCTACTGCACAGGCACCAGAAATTCCTGCCGGATGTAATAGCCATCGTCGTCGGTGCACTCGCCGTTCAGATAGGGATCGGCCGGCCGGAAGAACCGGCTGAAGCCGGGTTTGTCTACAGCGCTCCTTTGTGTCACGACCACGACCTTGGCGGCCGGTATTTCGCCGCATTCCTTGTTGGTCCTGCCAAAAAACTTGCGCTGCGGCGGGCCGGACTTGATCCGCATTCGCGTGCCCGGGACCATTTTCGCAACGAGCAGGTCAGCGGTGTCGAGCAGCCGCGTGTAACCCGGCTCGGCCTTCGGCAGGCTTTCGCCGCCCGGCGGCATCAGCTTCTCCGCGCCGAGACCGCGCAGCCGCGTACGCAATTTGCCGGCATCAGGGTCGCCGGGATAGATCCACCCGTCCTGCGACAGCATGAAACGGAGAGCAGCTCCGTCCTTGTCCGCCTCCGATTGGCCCGGCTTCAGGCCGAATTCCGAGTGGCAGCCGACGCAATGCTTCTCGACCAGGCCCTTGCGCAGGGTGGTGAGCCGGACGCTGTTCTGTGCGTCTCGCGCCACGAACGCCGCCAGCTGATCGATCATCGCCTGGCTGCGCATGTCGCAGGGCAGCGGCGGCGGCGCATCGCCCGCCGCGCGATCGATGCGGATCACGGTCTTGTTCTTGTCCTCGACCAGCCAGATTGCGCCGTCTTCCGCCACCGTCATGCCGACCGGGGCGCCTTGCGGTCGTGCGCCGTTGACGCGGTGCCAGCCTGCGATCAGCTCCTCGAACGGTGCGGCAGCGACGTCGCCGCGCTCGGTCTGAAAGCTGCGGGTCGGGTCGGCGGCGCAACTGACGTGGTAGTGCACCGGCCCCGGGCTTGTCTTGGGGAAGCCGTGGTCGTCGACATCGTAAACGAGGACGCGGCTGCCGGTCGGGCGATAGCCGTGCAGGCCAACCAGCAGCTTGCCGTCCAGCTCCGGAAATCTGGCGCCGTGATAATAGAGCATCGCAAGCGGCGCGCCGTGCGGTGGCATCAGCGAGAGCGGCGGCTTATAGAGCGCATTGGCCGTGCAGAACGATTTGTACTGGCCCG
This genomic stretch from Bradyrhizobium sp. CCGB12 harbors:
- a CDS encoding SMP-30/gluconolactonase/LRE family protein; amino-acid sequence: MAITSGRNFWCLCSSILLVVATSSAQAETKLFESAQVTPAGEYTFGIEGPAGDLDGNLFVVNLGKPGTIGRLPVGGAASEPFTVLPEGSVGNAIRFDRNGTMFIADYKKHNIFAIPKGATEPAVWFHSDEMNQPNDITIARDGTIYASDPNWKGRQGHIWRVAKGADGTVQGQIMSAPRAMGTTNGIDLSPDGKTLYVGESSSGQLWSYGIRGNDLVDAKLVKSFQPDTIDGLRTDVTGRLYVARILKGAIVLMKPNGVVEREIALRAKEPTNLAFGGGDGKTVFVTQRQGGFIESFRTDQPGREHCLQRGRC
- a CDS encoding PQQ-dependent sugar dehydrogenase yields the protein MNYLTFWRGGRRLRLLAAVVAGTLLGIGAEASSEAVRKSGYAIGTATCGSGDLAFPRIQLDMKAGFCAGLVASEQDGLKFPRSIIQVPGRDLFVVADIGGWGHTDGRLLLLDPHAPQGRRFRELLTGVEYPFGLVIGPDRKLYASTAETIFRFDPLADNPRGTVETVIRHLPGRRISLPDGTRLDESAHPFKQFAFDRKGRLFVNIGSHSDDCVTPAPITRPCAAAEGASAMASIWLFTPPAGGVFPALTPKDPDPPHIVYARGLRNSMALALHPNFPEAGYAFLQAENGRDLPDIFKPNEEINAIEQGRHYGWPYCYDVSTPSPEFRSVLQSGQYKSFCTANALYKPPLSLMPPHGAPLAMLYYHGARFPELDGKLLVGLHGYRPTGSRVLVYDVDDHGFPKTSPGPVHYHVSCAADPTRSFQTERGDVAAAPFEELIAGWHRVNGARPQGAPVGMTVAEDGAIWLVEDKNKTVIRIDRAAGDAPPPLPCDMRSQAMIDQLAAFVARDAQNSVRLTTLRKGLVEKHCVGCHSEFGLKPGQSEADKDGAALRFMLSQDGWIYPGDPDAGKLRTRLRGLGAEKLMPPGGESLPKAEPGYTRLLDTADLLVAKMVPGTRMRIKSGPPQRKFFGRTNKECGEIPAAKVVVVTQRSAVDKPGFSRFFRPADPYLNGECTDDDGYYIRQEFLVPVQ